The Medicago truncatula cultivar Jemalong A17 chromosome 7, MtrunA17r5.0-ANR, whole genome shotgun sequence genome includes the window GTTAGGTTTGAAATCAAAGGAAACCCTAACTTTTTGCTTGTTTTGGTGTTCAATGTTGCCAATGCGGGAGATGTTTCTAGTGTTAGTATCAAAGGGTCTAATACCGGATGGATTCCCATGTCACACAATTGGGGGCAAAATTGGAATACTGGAATGAATTTGGTAGGACAAGCCTTATCATTCCAAGTTACTACAAGTGGCGGAAAAACTTTAGAGTTAGATTCAGTTGCTCCTTCGAATTGGCAATTTGGGCAGACCTATGAGGGTAATGGAAATTTTTAGATACGTATAATTTAGTTGAGAAATATATATAGTCACAAACTAGACTATTATGTGTAttgagttaaaaataaaattattacacGTATCAATGTATCATGTAATTTCATGTGTTATGgttaattcttaaaaaaaagtgttttgatTAATGAAAGTCTTTGCTTTCTATAGTTCAAAAATTGGTTTATGGTACAATCTTATTCATTTGATACTTTATGTTGAACAAGTTTTTCTTctaatttgatttatgatgttagTTCTTTAGCCATTATAAAAATAGAATGGAACattagatgtttttttttttttacaaaataaaaatctttcttctaatttgatttatgatgttagTTCTTTCGCCATTATAAAAATAGAATGGAACattagatgtttttttttacaaaataaaaatctttatTCAAGTGATAAAATCAAGATAGTATAATCAAAATACAAGATAAGATCTGTTAACATCAATAAAATCAAGATAGTACAATCAAAATAGTAGATAATGTAACATCCCAAAATTTTAGATATATTATAAAGATTTATTCTATACTAATTATTTGATGGATTATTGGTCATTTTAAGTATGTAACTAAAAGagattttagaaattaattgttttattttaaaacaataaaataaaagggaGAGGGACCAAGttaattttgacaaaacaaaTTCTTTTAGTTGTGCCATACGTGATGAAGTTCGGGTATGCTCAATTTAGGTTAAActttatttattccatttaagGTTTGGATGTAAGATATGCGGCAAAAAGATATTTAACGATtcagattttaaattaaaaaacaataaaatgttgttaagatatgagagaagaagggaacatgatattttttgttattattatgtattttttattaaaaaaatattagagtacTATCATGCTGAGTTTATTTGGCTATTGTCCATTCCCATTATTTCCGTTACATGTATATGCACTATCAATGAACTggaccggaccggttcaaccATGAACCGGACATTGTTCCGGTCCGGACAGACTTCTAAACCGCTAGTCAGCTGAAACTGGTATAAAACCGCCAAAACCGGACAGAACCGGACGAACTAAAGAACCGGTAACGGTTTTCGTCAACCGTCCGATCTGTGTTTCAATTTATAATTCTACCTCTCTAAGCGTTTTCTTTGTcgaagaaaagaaacaacaaaagaatGTCTTAGAAAGGAAAAGGACTTGTTGCCAAATCTAATTAAAGGAAACTGACTCTATGAGATATGAAGAAAGAAACAGATCTGTGCGGCGCTTAAAGATGTAAAGATATGACTGTGTTGTATCATGTGTGTGGCTGGCTATACTTACTATAGTGTAATGAATTAGGATTTTCTTGACATGTAGTGGACCTAACTTGTTTGTgtagaattctgctcttcacccAGAACATTTCGCTCGTACCCTGCAGTGATGCGCAAAATGCCCATGCGCCAGTTAACTAGCGCAAGTGCAAACTTGTGCGTAAGTTAAGTAGCTTTGCACATGTTAAGTGGCGTAAGTGTGAACTAGTGCGAACTTTAAGTGGCGCAAAGtgcctacttttttttttttatttattcaataggGTGCAAAGtcgaaaatattttatttattcaatatgattcaataaattattttatttagtcaatATGGCGCAAAGTCTaaatataaattctattttattttattttattctaaattatttatgcacttaaaataaattcaattttatactaattcaattttcattctaatttatttattcattaaatgcaaaattagaaaataaattcgattttatttattcaatattcatttattcaatgcATAAgcattaaacataaaataaatgcgaaaaataaatacaaataaaaaacaaaattaataaaaataactctcattttattaatatgattcaaacattacattatataatacatatattttaccctCTTCGGTATATGCCAATAGCTCTTGGGGAAAATAATGATCCGTCCTGTTGGGGAAAACAACATCAAGACCCcttgagttaaatttaaatttggttcatTTTATACCCCCATATTGATTCTTTTTATCCACGGTGAAAAGATTTTCGGAGTAAAAGGAAACAAATCTAATTTTATCTCAAGGGATGATGTCTTTTTCCCCAACTTAACGGACCAATATTTCCCCAAAAAATCATCGGTATTTACCTAAAGGGGTATAAAAAAAGCCTAGAAACTAAAgaagcaaagaagaagaagagaaagagggggaGAGAGTGGGAGGAGAAAATGTGAGGAAAAGAGGAAGTAAAGGAGGGTTTTTTATAGGTGGTATAAGGTATATGGCATTTAATGAGGTCCAAAAACATGtgaaaaacttaagaaaaacGTGTAAAATCTAATCAAAATCATTGACTACCGTCCAAGAAACGTTTGTGCTTCAGTTTTTACCACCGGCCAACTTGcgcaagttaactcacgcatagGCTCAGtggtgacttaagtcacacagAGATTATAAAGTGCGCTAGTTAAATCACGCTGCATGACTTAACTGACGCAGGACATTTTTGACACGGCTGCAGGGCGCGAGTAAAATATACAGGATGAAGAGCATAATTCGTTTTTGTATACAGATTGGGCCTAACAAATATGAtcattattatctttttcttttccactattattatttatttttttcatgcttcaaaaatacaatttttattttgtctattattaatttaatgtatTGTCAcgagtgttttttattattttgtatgGATTTATGTGTTTCTACTTTTTTAGTTATATAactttaaataaattacttaCAAATATTAGcactatatatattatgtgtttatttatCTAAAATCCGGTTTAATCGGTTCTATAATGGTTTAACCGGTTGGACCATTTGAACCAAGAACCGAAGGTCACAACGGTTCGATCTCTGGTCCGGTTTTAAAAACATTGCCCGTGCATGTAACATTGcgataattatataaaaaataattatattgataATACTGTGAAATGTTAAaagatattaaatataaatattatattaatgttatgtttcctattaattttttttcttcttttcattgcAAAAATTCGATAAAAATTTGTGGATAGAAATTTTTATGTACTTGTATGTGAAAGTcgatataataaaattttgaaaactcgtgactatttttaaaatataaacatcaatataatgtttctattaaatattttattattttatatacaaaacACTGTTAATATTAGCACATCAATCGTCTGTTTAccggtgtttttggtaaactaTGGGGGCCGGTTTTGGTTATTACTAGCAAGATCAAACCAGAAATATTCCTAGGACATGTAGTGCATTTGTTTTTCAAGCGTTCGTCGAGTTCATAGGTTGCTTTACGAACATGACGAGATTATGTGGTGTCTTTCGACAAAAAAAGGGTTTTTTAACAGTAAAGTAAAGGCATTCAAGTTTGAAATTGCAGAATCttgaaggaaaaataaagtacaaggcattaaaaataaaggtggttcgacaaatcctttgtatacattttttatgactCTTTTCTTCAGCACCGGTACTTCGAGTGTTTTTAGAATTATGTATAGGTGATTTGCGACCCGTTTTCTCTTtggaaaactactatttatacatagAAAAATAACTGAAACAAGTATATTCCTATTCAGTGGGTGTGGTTTACACGAATTAGAGACtcgtttgtttttgtcttgtagcCTTTTTGGTCAGATTTGGCAGCTTGTTAGGACTTGGCTTGGAGTTCATTCAGTGGATCCATCCAACATTGTAGATCATTTTTATCAGTTTGGTACCTCTTCAGGTTTCGCAAAATCAAGGATTTCTTTCACGCATTTGATCTAGTTTGCTAGCTCTTGGATGatatggaaggaaagaaatgacAGGCTTTTCCGTGGCATACAACATACGCCTATTCGGCTTGTGGAGAATATTAagcttcttttcttttgatggtTTAAAACTAAATTTGTTGTTTTACATTATAGCTTTCATAATTGGTGCCAAAACCCTTTTTATGTGCGGGTATTGGCTAATTTGTGTTTTACTCTGTTGAACGTTTGCTGTATTTTAAGACTCTCTTCTCTAGTACATCTTGTGTTGGAAAGATagtatgttgtttgtttatatatatcattttgatcttaaaaaaaaaaaaaaaaattaatatagcaGTAGATGTTCTATTGGTAAATTTTTtgtgaaacaaaagaaaaaaccgCTCATTTTTCTAGTATAACCGCATCTTAGTCTCTTTTTTCCttccttaaaacaaaaattatttacgTTTCATAACGTAATATTTTGACTTAATTGACTTAAAACATCTTTATGTTATTTCTAGTTTCCTTAATGGTACATTCCCATGTTTTAAATACCACCATTCATCATGCATCAACCACTCAAACCTACAATTCCATCTCTTTCTGTGTTGTTTTTTTACATCTACCATGGCTATGTCTCACTCTTTTGTTCCTATCATCTTTTTCATGATGTTCCTCATACAAGTCATGTCAACTAGCAGCATTGACTTAAAATGGTACGATGCTCATGCAACCTTCTATGGTGACGCAGCTGGTGGTGAAACCATGAGTAAGTTATAAAACtaatcttccttttttctttacaagttattttttaatgatatatcATACACATTTAATTTAGACTCTTACCATAACAATATACAATCACAAATCCAGTTTTTAAATGAAGATCAGATTACTTATATAATTCATAATGTATTTTTATGTAGATATGATGAAATTATGCAATGCATACGATTATcacattttttctttgaaacctATATCCTATACACCAATATAAAAAGTTCATATtcaataatttcattgttttttatacaatatttaaaaattgttttttaatgataGATCAAATggcatatatatttcataatatttGAAGTACATATGATAAAATTACTATGTCCGtacacaaatataaaaaattaatattcaattattattttgttgtttttatataatatgGTATTTAATTATGCAGAGGGAGCTTGTGGTTATGGTGATCTCTTCAAACAAGGATATGGTCTTGCAACCGCAGCACTAAGCACAGCTCTATTCAATAATGGACTTACTTGTGGTGCatgttttcaaatattttgtgtCAATGACCCTAAATGGTGCATAAAGGGTGCACACCCAATCACGATAACCGCAACAAATTTTTGTCCTCCAGATTACTCTAAGACTCATGATGTTTGGTGTAATCCTCCGCAAAAACACTTCGATTTAAGCTATAAAATGTTCACCTCTATTGCCTATTACAAAGCAGGTATCGTCCCGGTTAAATATCGACGTGTTCCATGCATCAAAAGTGGTGGTGTTAGATTCGAGCTCAaaggaaaccctaatttctttcTAGTTTTGGTGCACAATGTTGCCAATGCTGGTGATGTTTCTCGTGTGAGTATTAAAGGGTCCAAGACAAGTTGGATTTCTATGTCACGTAATTGGGGACAAAATTGGCATCCTGGATCTAATTTTGTAGGACAAGCTTTGTCATTTCAAGTTAGTACAAGTGATGGAAAAACTTTAACGTTTGATTCCGTTGTTCCTTCCAACTGGCAATTTGGACAGACTTATCAGGCCAAGGGAAATTTTTAGATAAGTAGATTTTAGTTGAGAAATAACTCTAGTCACAAAATTATTAGGAGTGTTGAGCCAAAGAATGATTATTAGGAGTATCAAGTAATTTCAATTCTAGATTTTTCATCAATGCATTTTGGtttctttgttttaaaattggTTTCTGGTACAACCTTATCTATATGATACTTTgtgttgaaatgattttttctttaattcctttaagaattttatttttcccgTCACTAAAACAATAAAGAATGATACTTtcttatttgatattttttatgcatttgtTTGAAATAGAAATTTGTAGAAAAACAAATAATGCATTTGAAGTGAGGTGAATACAAATATGTGTTCTTTAAACTCAAAACTCATCATTGTATTAGATTAAGTGTGTCATCCACTCGCTCTAAATCTgttgttataaataaaaaagaatgaaattttaaagtttttaatcTCGCTATGGTAGTTAAGTAAGGATAGAGTTATTTTTGTCTAAACCTGAATCCCTGATTGCTAGAGTTTTTAAATCGAGGTACTTTTCCCGTGTTCATTTTTTGGTGCTAAACTCGGTTATAACCCTAGCTTTGCTTGGCGGAGTATTTGGAATTCGCGTCAGTTACTTTTATATTGTTGTAGGTGGACAATTGGACATGGTCATGTCAGCGTGATGAATGATCCATGGATTCTAGCTAGGTGTCCACGGTAGCTGGATTCAATCCCCACAAAGTCAAGGTGTGCATAGTTTGCGTGTGTCTGATTTGATAGCTGACGAGGAACGAGTTTGAGACATTGATAAGATTGAATCTTTGTTTTCAGATGATATGGTGCAAGCTATTCTCGACACACCATTGTTTGTGGAAGTTCAGAATGATAGAATATCATGGATGATGGAACGTAACGGGAGGTATACTGTTAAGACTGCTTACAAACTGGCTATgatggaggaggaggagagAGTGAGGAGGAGAGAATGCGAGATGATTGTGAGAAATGATGAAGGTTGGAAGGGTATTTATAGGGGGGAATGACTTACATAGGTTATAACTACActaaatgcagtcaaaaaacgtgtaaaaactttttaaaaaaaaagtgtaaaatcAATTAAGAACAACTGACCACCGTCCAAAAAACGTGTTCTTTGAGTTTAGACCACCGGCCAaacttgcgtgagttaactcacgccacCGGCCAAAGGtgtgtgagttaagtcacgccaCCATCCAAaggtgcgtgagttaactcacgccacAGACATAAGGTTCGTGAGGtgcgtgaattaactcacgcaGAAGCATTATGGTCATTTCAGTTGGGAATGAACGTTTTTTGTTGGAAGTAGAGCAGATTTCTATGGTGGGATGCAGAAGCAATATGATGGGATACATAAATGTCCATCAGTGTATGCAAAAAACAGAAGTATTTATTGGTGACcatgaaaaaataaagtatttacATACCTAAACATttgagtattattttatttttttgacacgTACAAATTCGTGCTGATAGTAAGATGACAAAACCTTGTAAATTTATGATGTACccataacaatatataaataacaaattaacataaaacCACAATTTCCAACTATTTTTGACGAAATGCTAGGACATCAAACTTTTAACATTCACTTCCAATCTAGCATGTCCAATAGCCACAAGACTTCTTCCTTAGAATTTGCCACATCACAGAAATCCATTTGGATCCCAAATACATCCATAAGATCTTCACTTCCTTCTTCCATGAATAGCAAAGATATCCATGCCCGGATGCCGGGCAAAAAGGGGTAGCCAGGGGATATGTCTAGGTAATCATATGCCAACGCTCTATATGATGACCGTTCAATATAATCGAACATGGACTTGTTTATGATGCATGCAACCTTATTTGTATCCTTCCGCCCAACCATCACAGAGACACTAACATTCTGATTTTGTCCTGAAGGGATAGTAAACCTAGGTTCAACCGGAAAAGTCATCTTGTATTCAGAACTCTCAAGGTGATATTTGAGCAAGTCACAAACTCCAGAAGCTGGACTTCTAAAACCTGATTGCAGGACAGAGCCAGACACCGCTTCCGAGAAGAGAAGAATATCTTCAGCCCAAATGTCAATGAAAAACTCCAAATCATCAAAGGAAATTCTCGGAGGGAGAAGAGTTCTACGTTGCTGGCGTTTATGGAAGGTTTTATATAACTTGTAGTAGGTTTCAGTCAGAGGATTAGGTCGCTTGCAGATTGACGGCCATCTATTGGCACACATACATTTCCAAAAGAAATCGTCTTTAGCTATGTCATTCCACTGCTTACATACAGCCATACAAGAAGCAAGATCAACACCCTCCAGTAAAGGGAAAACAGCCTTCAAAACTTCTTCAGATTCCATTTGATGGCCCTGAGTTGCAATCAAAACTGAAATGAATTATTGATCATAAACTGCAATGATCAAAAAATGTAAACATCAGAAGAATTCGAAGAGAGtgcaaatcaaaacaaacacgTCTTAATCAATATTTTGCCTCTCTCTTTCAAAATCCTTATGGATGATTTTGGCAAACTACAATGATCAATTCCCAACTGAATTAAGTTTATACAAGCTCCAGAAATctgtaaaaataattaatttaaaagttTGTTTGAAACTAGTTTAGTTTAATAAAACTAAAGTATTTGGTGAGTCGTAGTGGATCATTCTTTAAATTCCAAATTAATCAGATGATAGATCTAGTGCCTATCATCATTATAAAGAGGAGAAAATACGGGTACAGAGGAATCAAtagcaaaattatttttaaatggtgTTAAACTTGCACACTAAAAGTTAATGACTGCAATTACATGGTTTCCTATCAGCATAAATGTCAGATGTTGTCTATTGCACTAAGCAATCCTCACTCCAAATAACACTCTGGTTAATGCAAGATGAAATGGACATGCCCATAGACATGGAAATTACAGCATAAGTCTACAAAAAACAAGCGAAATTACACATCTCAATCTCTAAAAACCAGggggaaaattgaaaattacttTGCAGACAAAAATTACTACTCCAAATAGCAGTGTGTGGCTAACTCGCTGCATAATGCCACTATGATTTTTGTCACAAATTAGTCCCTCAACAATCAAAACATCACCAAATTCATTCCCGGTAATCTCGACTCTGATCACCTTGATGAATACTAAGTGCTTATTTGGATTCACTTTTGGGAGAGCCAAAAGTGATTCCAAAGCACTGAAATTGAATTTGAGGTATGTTTGGAGGTTTCTGATTATAATCGATACTAACATGCAGTTAGCATTTGAAGATCTTGCCTCAAAACAtgatatatacaattacaattttacttgaatgtattcaaacataaatcattttacctAAACTCATTTTTTGATGGGCTCGTTtggttttttcaaaaacaaaagaaaaatcaattttgctgaAACTATTCCACctattgaaatttttatgtcaatcataattgattttagttgTGTAAAAATTTCATCACCAGTTTCCATACACTGGACAGATCACAGAAGAATTTAAGGTTGATCAAACCTATGAATCACATACACAAACACTGACACGGACACATCCACAtagataataatttaaaaaatgacataattcaatgcaATCAGATGTGTCAGCATTCGATATGTATCGGTGCTTGAGAGGatcaaacatctaaaataacTAAACTAAGATCCAtcaatataaaacaacaaacatGCAATGAAAAACATGTTGGGTGTGTTTCAATTTAACATGATTCGGATCAGATAATATATCACtttacaaatattcattcattcataaagcTTCAATTAATCGCACAGCAacatcatgaacaatatttGACATtctaaattagaaaaaaaaaaatcccaaatcgAAATCAACATGTGAATAACACAAAAttagttagagagagagagaaatgaatcACCATTGATAATAGAGATCTGGAGGTAGTAAgcgatttgatgatgatgatgatgattggtTTGGGGGTGGAATTGGGTGATGAACGATGAGGGATGTATCTTCTTCTACCAGTGAGCGAAGGGAAAACCAGAATTGAAGGAATGATAGAAATAAGGGACTGATAAGGAGGATCAAGAAATACAATAAATTAggggaaaaataataataaatgttgcattaatatgatcaaaaaataataaattagttttacCACAACGGTTGACCTCCTTTTACCCCAGGTCGATCAGCCTATTTTTATCCATCGATTGGTCTATTTTTATCCCTTGATTGACCTCtttttacaccaaaataaagacttaaaaaaaaaaaaaaaaggaaaagaaggagATTTATAGGGGGAGAGAGTGAGGAGGAAAAAATGTGAGATGGTGTGAGGAAAAAATGTGAGATGTGGTTTTGGTTTCAAAATGCTCGTGAAGCTGAAATTCCTAGCTTCTATGATAGGGAAAACATGATTCAACCTTTAATTTCTCAAAGTGGTAGGTACTTTACCTAATTACCTATAAATTTAAGCCTTCAATTTCTCTTTCTcacaatttttctttgtttcgtTACTTCACATCACTTCAACCTTAAATTTTCTTGTGAAGATTTTGCATATCCAAGCTTTCGATTTCCTTCAGCTTTTCccttatttttgcaaatttcgtGGTAATCCCATTACTCATAGTAGATGTGTTAGTTGGGTGATATTATTGCATATTActctatatttatatatgatgctTATGAGCTACTTGTGAGAAACAATCCATTACTCTGCCAAAGTCTGAAGGTGAATACATATtcatatatgtttttctttgctttgattA containing:
- the LOC11414196 gene encoding expansin-A23, giving the protein MAMSHSFVPIIFFMMFLIQVMSTSSIDLKWYDAHATFYGDAAGGETMKGACGYGDLFKQGYGLATAALSTALFNNGLTCGACFQIFCVNDPKWCIKGAHPITITATNFCPPDYSKTHDVWCNPPQKHFDLSYKMFTSIAYYKAGIVPVKYRRVPCIKSGGVRFELKGNPNFFLVLVHNVANAGDVSRVSIKGSKTSWISMSRNWGQNWHPGSNFVGQALSFQVSTSDGKTLTFDSVVPSNWQFGQTYQAKGNF
- the LOC11430303 gene encoding F-box protein At5g39250 isoform X1, which gives rise to MGHQMESEEVLKAVFPLLEGVDLASCMAVCKQWNDIAKDDFFWKCMCANRWPSICKRPNPLTETYYKLYKTFHKRQQRRTLLPPRISFDDLEFFIDIWAEDILLFSEAVSGSVLQSGFRSPASGVCDLLKYHLESSEYKMTFPVEPRFTIPSGQNQNVSVSVMVGRKDTNKVACIINKSMFDYIERSSYRALAYDYLDISPGYPFLPGIRAWISLLFMEEGSEDLMDVFGIQMDFCDVANSKEEVLWLLDMLDWK
- the LOC11430303 gene encoding F-box protein At5g39250 isoform X2 — protein: MESEEVLKAVFPLLEGVDLASCMAVCKQWNDIAKDDFFWKCMCANRWPSICKRPNPLTETYYKLYKTFHKRQQRRTLLPPRISFDDLEFFIDIWAEDILLFSEAVSGSVLQSGFRSPASGVCDLLKYHLESSEYKMTFPVEPRFTIPSGQNQNVSVSVMVGRKDTNKVACIINKSMFDYIERSSYRALAYDYLDISPGYPFLPGIRAWISLLFMEEGSEDLMDVFGIQMDFCDVANSKEEVLWLLDMLDWK